A part of Elusimicrobiota bacterium genomic DNA contains:
- a CDS encoding F0F1 ATP synthase subunit epsilon, whose product MKNKLSLSIITPEKAALTNKEVSFVSLPAFEGELGVFPGHISTVVQLKEGLLRYKAGHEHGDFSVLGGFAEINKDKVLVLAEAAELAKEIDEERARQAYRKAKDALSVKGDDLDLDSAQAALRRAAVRLKIAEYRRKHR is encoded by the coding sequence ATGAAGAATAAATTATCGCTTTCCATAATTACGCCGGAGAAAGCCGCGCTCACGAACAAGGAAGTTTCTTTCGTCTCTCTCCCGGCGTTTGAAGGCGAGCTCGGCGTTTTCCCGGGCCATATTTCCACGGTGGTGCAGCTTAAAGAGGGATTGCTCCGCTACAAAGCCGGCCATGAACACGGCGATTTTTCCGTGCTGGGGGGATTCGCAGAGATAAACAAGGACAAGGTTCTGGTGCTCGCTGAAGCCGCCGAGCTTGCCAAAGAAATAGACGAAGAGCGCGCCCGGCAGGCCTACCGCAAGGCCAAGGACGCGCTGAGCGTGAAAGGGGACGACCTGGACCTGGATTCCGCTCAGGCGGCTCTCAGGCGCGCCGCCGTGCGCCTGAAAATAGCCGAGTATCGCCGCAAGCACAGATAA
- a CDS encoding O-antigen ligase family protein, whose translation MSAAKTLLKEKVRGCAPAFFLLFACSLSGLRGAMSWEVFALAVFCLAVFFREEGFALPGGLWPWFFGWLGIASVFSLEPLNSLSQFSKYLVFAFFLSLTSQCGKTSVSDSVMGAETGRAPHFGPFGKSAGGPWLLALFGAALICAFVVFYQRLSGAGVYGVSGFNPNYCAAFMAGAFAAAWVFMFSAADGAIGPRQTPHFGPFGKSAGQASVPEKEIRHKMFYGLLSAVFISGIIAANSRGALMASIVAAAAWLITSKKWRVLLYLAAALSLTAALFPEEWLSFLFKAEDPRAYARVWIWGSALEAALARPFFGFGPGLFERAFELFKFPYFNGISYYGHSTIHAHSEVLNLAAEAGLPAAVLFLGAVFYSVKEKSRDAFAAAMKFCALALLVQGTFDIVLYSGAVSLLFFGSLGFAAGGPRHEGACGKSTGRSRPILLIFGVLCVLSLASRVIFERDFSLALRPGADPAQSAAALRRALVFAPYDKDLLLRAARARLLSSGNYAYAAAFVENAAVFCPKDPRFPYLAAEAFIYGANAPAAYSRLDKALVLEPEFLAARVALARLLYSDGKLKAAAAQAAIAEKTASQSRRQYSVYDMLLINFDLEAFKDLKKEIWKKRAVGKNIVSGRPAR comes from the coding sequence ATGAGCGCCGCGAAGACGCTGTTGAAAGAAAAGGTCCGGGGCTGCGCTCCGGCTTTCTTTCTGCTGTTTGCCTGCTCCCTTTCAGGCCTCAGGGGCGCCATGAGCTGGGAGGTGTTCGCGCTGGCGGTTTTTTGCCTGGCTGTTTTTTTCAGAGAGGAAGGCTTCGCGCTCCCGGGCGGACTCTGGCCGTGGTTCTTCGGCTGGCTCGGTATCGCTTCGGTTTTTTCACTTGAGCCGCTTAATTCGCTGTCCCAGTTCTCAAAATATCTGGTTTTCGCGTTTTTTCTCTCTTTAACTTCCCAGTGCGGCAAAACCTCAGTCTCTGACAGTGTCATGGGCGCAGAAACGGGGAGGGCCCCGCACTTTGGCCCTTTCGGAAAAAGTGCGGGGGGGCCCTGGCTGCTAGCGCTTTTTGGCGCCGCGCTGATCTGCGCTTTTGTCGTTTTTTATCAGCGGCTCTCGGGTGCCGGAGTTTACGGTGTTTCCGGCTTCAACCCTAACTATTGCGCGGCTTTCATGGCCGGGGCTTTTGCAGCCGCGTGGGTATTTATGTTTTCAGCCGCGGACGGCGCCATAGGCCCGCGGCAGACCCCGCACTTTGGCCCTTTCGGAAAAAGTGCGGGGCAGGCCAGTGTCCCGGAAAAAGAAATCAGGCATAAAATGTTTTATGGTCTGCTTTCCGCGGTTTTCATTTCAGGAATAATCGCCGCCAATTCCCGCGGGGCGCTTATGGCTTCAATAGTCGCCGCCGCGGCCTGGCTTATAACAAGTAAAAAATGGCGGGTTCTGCTTTATCTGGCCGCCGCGCTCTCTTTGACAGCGGCGCTTTTCCCCGAGGAATGGCTTTCTTTTTTGTTTAAAGCTGAAGATCCCCGGGCCTACGCGCGCGTTTGGATATGGGGCAGCGCCCTTGAAGCCGCGCTCGCCCGGCCCTTCTTCGGCTTTGGCCCCGGGCTGTTCGAACGGGCCTTTGAACTTTTTAAGTTTCCTTATTTCAACGGTATTTCATACTACGGTCATTCCACCATTCACGCCCATAGCGAGGTTTTGAATCTGGCGGCCGAGGCCGGCCTCCCCGCCGCCGTTCTTTTTCTTGGGGCGGTGTTTTATTCCGTTAAAGAAAAAAGCCGCGATGCCTTTGCGGCGGCTATGAAATTCTGCGCGCTCGCGCTTCTGGTCCAGGGGACTTTTGATATAGTGTTATATTCAGGGGCGGTGTCGCTTTTATTCTTTGGTTCCCTCGGCTTTGCCGCCGGCGGGCCCCGGCACGAAGGCGCTTGCGGAAAATCGACCGGGCGATCGCGGCCCATATTGCTTATCTTCGGCGTTTTATGTGTTTTGAGCCTTGCTTCGCGGGTTATTTTTGAGCGGGATTTCTCCCTGGCCCTGCGGCCCGGAGCGGACCCGGCGCAAAGCGCGGCGGCGCTTCGGCGGGCCCTGGTTTTTGCCCCTTATGATAAAGACCTGCTTCTTCGGGCCGCGCGGGCGCGGCTGCTGTCATCCGGCAATTACGCTTACGCGGCGGCCTTTGTTGAAAACGCTGCCGTCTTTTGCCCGAAAGATCCGAGGTTCCCGTATCTTGCGGCCGAGGCCTTCATTTACGGCGCTAACGCTCCGGCGGCTTATAGCAGGCTTGATAAGGCTCTTGTTCTTGAGCCGGAGTTCCTGGCGGCGAGGGTTGCTTTGGCCCGCCTGCTTTATTCCGACGGCAAATTAAAGGCCGCGGCCGCGCAGGCCGCTATCGCAGAAAAAACAGCCTCGCAAAGCCGGCGGCAGTACTCCGTTTACGACATGCTGCTTATAAACTTTGATCTGGAAGCCTTTAAGGACTTAAAAAAAGAAATATGGAAGAAAAGAGCGGTTGGGAAAAATATTGTTTCAGGCAGACCGGCTCGATAA
- the pilM gene encoding type IV pilus assembly protein PilM: MIPNLVKLLFPVKDIVGVDIGSYSIKIVCFTQDKKHLKLKAWGYIPLAIKSDVPPEEKKTIIAQEIKDYLKKKSIQARYAAASVSGNAVIVRYVRLPKLSPKELALTINVEAEPFIPFDIKDVNLTYHILDDIIEEGQSKMETMLVAAKRDSVNDKINILLAAGLEPLIIDVDSFALETLYDKLYPAPEGNAALILNIGHMVTNLSIVAQGVTRVVRDIFIAGATFDKAIAKALKVDVQTAAAAKKKKCLLVSDEDKEAAIGDFNKEGVAVSRAAAGVLKDLYTEVSRSIDFYLSQGAEHSISKIYLSGGIANLANIEKFLSVGFKVPVEVINPFAFLGEQVRNVPADVLPALAVATGLALRRLQDWEK; encoded by the coding sequence ATGATTCCAAATCTGGTAAAACTGCTGTTCCCCGTAAAAGACATAGTGGGTGTTGACATAGGCAGCTATTCCATAAAAATAGTGTGTTTCACGCAGGACAAAAAACACCTTAAGCTCAAGGCTTGGGGTTATATTCCGCTGGCCATAAAATCGGACGTACCGCCTGAAGAGAAAAAAACCATCATTGCGCAGGAAATCAAAGACTATCTGAAAAAAAAGAGCATACAGGCCAGGTATGCGGCGGCTTCCGTCTCCGGTAACGCCGTTATAGTGCGCTATGTCAGGCTGCCAAAGCTTTCCCCGAAGGAGCTCGCGCTGACCATAAATGTGGAGGCCGAACCGTTTATTCCCTTTGACATAAAAGACGTCAACCTCACCTATCATATCCTCGACGACATCATCGAAGAGGGCCAGTCGAAGATGGAAACGATGCTGGTGGCGGCAAAAAGAGACTCCGTAAACGATAAAATAAACATACTTTTGGCGGCCGGGCTTGAGCCGTTGATAATAGACGTGGACTCTTTCGCCCTTGAAACGCTTTACGATAAACTTTATCCGGCTCCGGAGGGCAACGCCGCGCTTATCCTCAATATCGGCCATATGGTGACCAACCTTTCCATCGTGGCGCAGGGCGTTACCCGCGTGGTGCGCGACATTTTCATTGCCGGCGCCACTTTTGACAAGGCCATCGCAAAAGCTCTTAAGGTGGACGTGCAGACCGCCGCCGCGGCAAAGAAGAAAAAATGTCTGCTGGTGTCCGACGAGGATAAAGAGGCGGCCATAGGCGATTTTAACAAGGAAGGTGTTGCCGTTTCCAGGGCCGCCGCGGGTGTGTTGAAGGATCTGTACACCGAGGTGTCCCGCTCCATAGATTTTTATCTCTCGCAGGGCGCGGAGCATTCCATATCAAAGATATATCTCTCCGGCGGCATCGCCAACCTTGCCAACATAGAAAAATTTCTGTCGGTCGGATTCAAGGTGCCGGTGGAAGTGATAAATCCTTTCGCTTTTCTGGGCGAGCAGGTCAGGAATGTTCCGGCCGATGTGCTGCCCGCGCTCGCTGTGGCAACGGGACTTGCGCTGCGCAGGCTTCAGGACTGGGAAAAATGA
- a CDS encoding O-antigen ligase family protein — MFASPVRALVWPEWGNLAAGLLIFIFSGFLRPEERNRTDRALRIAAWGTAALAGVQALVLKSPQVSASLTNPNALALFVVMLLPLAASWKDWWLAGALLVLLIWTQSAGAAIALISAAGFYMHQSFGRAELKKNLPIFVLLAIALVLVISQVPTQSFIHRLLWWKSAVLMFLSNPFLGFGHAAFTFVYPAYRGAIPGDIGSIYAHSYYLEFLAENGLFCAALWFGLLVYAVKKKTGLAKYSLIAALAHGVIDFGLSVPANFWIFCYLAAPDNREHRSTGAQEHKRTSKRRAGLFSSRDRARRGLAEFVFYA; from the coding sequence ATGTTCGCAAGCCCGGTGCGGGCGCTGGTGTGGCCCGAGTGGGGCAATTTAGCGGCCGGGCTCCTGATTTTTATTTTTTCCGGCTTTCTTCGCCCTGAAGAGCGTAACAGAACAGACCGCGCTCTGCGGATCGCGGCCTGGGGAACGGCGGCCCTTGCCGGCGTTCAAGCCCTCGTTTTAAAAAGTCCGCAGGTCTCCGCTTCTCTCACAAACCCGAATGCCCTCGCGCTTTTCGTGGTAATGCTTTTGCCTTTGGCGGCGTCCTGGAAAGACTGGTGGCTTGCCGGAGCTTTACTGGTGCTTTTGATCTGGACGCAATCCGCGGGCGCGGCTATCGCGCTGATCTCCGCCGCCGGCTTTTACATGCATCAGTCGTTCGGGCGCGCTGAGTTGAAAAAAAATCTGCCGATTTTTGTCCTGCTCGCCATAGCGCTTGTCCTGGTGATTTCCCAGGTTCCGACGCAGTCATTCATCCACCGCCTTCTTTGGTGGAAAAGCGCCGTGCTGATGTTTCTCTCTAATCCATTTTTGGGTTTCGGCCATGCCGCTTTTACGTTCGTCTATCCCGCTTACAGGGGGGCGATACCCGGCGACATCGGTTCAATTTACGCCCACAGTTATTATCTTGAATTTCTGGCTGAAAACGGGCTTTTTTGCGCCGCGCTCTGGTTCGGGCTTTTGGTTTATGCGGTTAAAAAAAAGACGGGACTGGCGAAATATTCGCTTATTGCCGCCCTGGCCCACGGTGTAATTGACTTCGGGCTTTCAGTGCCGGCTAATTTTTGGATTTTCTGCTACCTCGCGGCGCCGGACAACCGGGAGCACAGGAGCACAGGAGCACAGGAGCACAAGCGCACAAGTAAGAGGCGGGCTGGCCTTTTCAGCAGCCGCGACCGTGCTCGCCGCGGCCTGGCTGAATTTGTGTTTTACGCATAA
- a CDS encoding AMIN domain-containing protein translates to MKKPLSLLVMAVFLTQNLPVLYAVENATVKSVRVSAESVYIATDKPVKYRAFIMGTPPKLVVELMGARLKTLEDIPVNGSLLKRVRTGQFQTSPVSISRVVLELSQKAAYEITREGEELVVMLGGRPAQAKPAVKDTQGGAAPAGVTVITPSDSAAPAKPVELKMEPARVLPEDLSRESVPVITPKKTQPAHSPSRSIMESLSREPISFDYNEASVREVIGMMAAKAGVNVIYSDDVSGSITINLNRVPFDEAFKTILDGKGLTAQQVGDNILRIATPQTFMAEQKKAMLQTRIFFLNYSKAAEVKVQVEAVTAAENRTAHCVVDLANNALIITDTPMGLEGTARLLKNLDRVPKQVMIEVKLVEVTLDNSFELGVDWNFANKTNGTSGEVYMAGPTPGAGTMAGSFTLGKVLANSSFNAVISAAVKKNKAKILSDPKVATLNNKEASIDITDQTSYDQQTVTNVSGVNTITHAFSNVVTGITLKVTPTINSDGRITMHIVPSVSQPSAGLPGAPPNVATRGTDTNVVVRDGETIVIGGLIHDNQADVVYKIPILGDIPLLGYVFRKKSVTRTRVELLIFVTPTVIAD, encoded by the coding sequence ATGAAAAAACCCCTCTCTTTGCTGGTTATGGCGGTATTTTTAACGCAGAATTTGCCGGTGCTTTACGCTGTTGAAAACGCCACTGTTAAATCGGTCCGCGTATCCGCGGAGAGCGTTTATATCGCCACCGACAAGCCTGTGAAATACAGGGCTTTTATCATGGGCACGCCGCCAAAACTTGTGGTTGAATTAATGGGTGCGCGCCTGAAAACGCTCGAAGATATACCGGTAAACGGCTCGCTCCTTAAAAGGGTGCGTACCGGCCAGTTTCAGACAAGCCCTGTCAGTATTTCCCGTGTGGTCCTTGAACTCTCTCAAAAAGCGGCTTATGAAATAACCCGCGAGGGAGAGGAACTGGTGGTAATGCTTGGCGGCAGGCCGGCGCAGGCAAAGCCCGCGGTGAAAGACACTCAGGGCGGAGCGGCTCCTGCCGGAGTGACGGTCATCACGCCCTCCGACAGCGCGGCCCCGGCCAAGCCGGTGGAATTGAAAATGGAGCCGGCGCGGGTTTTGCCTGAAGATCTTTCAAGAGAAAGCGTGCCGGTCATCACGCCCAAAAAAACACAGCCGGCGCATTCGCCTTCCCGCAGCATCATGGAAAGTCTTTCCCGCGAGCCGATCAGTTTCGATTATAACGAAGCCAGCGTGCGCGAGGTGATAGGCATGATGGCGGCTAAGGCCGGAGTAAATGTAATTTACTCCGACGATGTTTCCGGCTCAATAACGATAAACCTTAACAGGGTGCCTTTTGACGAGGCGTTTAAAACCATACTGGACGGGAAAGGCCTTACCGCGCAGCAGGTGGGGGACAATATTTTAAGGATAGCCACCCCGCAGACTTTTATGGCCGAGCAGAAAAAAGCCATGCTCCAGACCAGGATATTTTTTCTCAACTACTCCAAAGCCGCCGAAGTGAAAGTTCAGGTGGAAGCCGTTACCGCAGCCGAAAACCGCACAGCCCACTGTGTGGTGGACCTGGCCAATAACGCGCTTATCATCACCGACACTCCCATGGGTCTTGAAGGAACGGCCCGCCTGCTTAAGAACCTGGATCGCGTACCCAAACAGGTGATGATAGAGGTGAAACTGGTGGAGGTAACGCTTGACAACTCTTTCGAACTGGGAGTGGACTGGAATTTTGCAAACAAGACTAACGGCACTTCCGGCGAGGTTTATATGGCCGGACCGACGCCCGGAGCCGGAACGATGGCCGGCTCTTTCACACTGGGAAAGGTCCTCGCTAATTCCTCGTTCAACGCGGTCATATCCGCCGCCGTTAAGAAGAACAAAGCCAAGATCCTTTCAGACCCGAAAGTGGCCACTTTGAACAATAAAGAGGCCAGTATAGATATCACGGATCAGACTTCCTATGACCAGCAGACAGTTACCAACGTCAGCGGCGTGAACACCATTACCCATGCATTCTCTAACGTTGTCACCGGCATAACTCTTAAGGTGACGCCTACAATAAATTCGGACGGCCGTATTACCATGCATATCGTCCCTTCAGTAAGCCAGCCCAGCGCCGGACTTCCCGGTGCGCCTCCCAATGTCGCCACCAGGGGCACCGATACCAACGTGGTAGTGCGCGATGGAGAGACCATAGTCATTGGCGGGCTGATACATGATAACCAGGCGGATGTGGTTTATAAAATACCCATTTTGGGCGATATCCCGCTGCTTGGCTATGTCTTCAGGAAAAAGAGCGTTACCAGAACCAGAGTGGAACTGCTTATTTTTGTGACTCCGACAGTTATAGCGGATTAG
- a CDS encoding ubiquinone/menaquinone biosynthesis methyltransferase, with the protein MPHETVTRSARELAVAGFYDGIFRFYESANSFLTLGLDRWWRVRAANTLKTLSPDASTALDACAGTGDFSIVLYKTYGGALKVTGADLSRAMLSKARSKTDKIEFVEAEAKALPFPDNAFDLVTVSFAARNLNIDRQLMTRALREFGRVLKDGGVFLNLETTRPENPLVNLIFRAYVKTVIGLLNLVSPASRTSYTFLRNTVLDFYGADEFSALLLEAGFKSPSYKILFPGAVAVHTAAK; encoded by the coding sequence ATGCCGCATGAAACCGTGACACGGTCAGCAAGAGAATTGGCCGTCGCCGGGTTTTATGACGGCATTTTTCGTTTTTACGAGTCCGCGAACTCCTTTTTGACGCTCGGCCTCGACCGCTGGTGGCGGGTCCGCGCGGCAAACACCCTTAAAACCCTTTCCCCGGACGCTTCCACAGCGCTTGACGCCTGCGCGGGCACCGGCGATTTTTCAATTGTCCTTTATAAAACCTACGGCGGCGCGCTTAAAGTTACCGGCGCGGACCTGAGCCGCGCCATGCTGTCAAAGGCTCGCTCAAAAACAGATAAAATAGAATTTGTGGAGGCCGAGGCAAAGGCGCTGCCCTTTCCGGATAATGCCTTCGACCTGGTGACGGTTTCCTTCGCCGCGCGCAACCTAAATATTGACCGGCAGCTTATGACCCGGGCCCTGCGGGAATTCGGGAGGGTACTGAAAGACGGCGGGGTTTTCCTCAACCTTGAAACCACCAGGCCGGAGAATCCGCTGGTTAATTTAATTTTCAGGGCCTATGTAAAAACGGTTATAGGGTTGTTAAACCTGGTCTCGCCGGCGAGCAGGACTTCCTATACTTTCCTTAGAAACACCGTTCTTGACTTCTACGGAGCGGACGAATTTTCCGCCCTGCTCCTTGAAGCCGGATTTAAATCCCCCTCATATAAAATATTATTCCCCGGCGCGGTAGCCGTCCACACCGCGGCAAAGTAA
- a CDS encoding ATP-binding protein, with protein MIKTPELFASKKSALLLCTLLLIFIGLLDYGTGYEISISVFYLIPIGFATWRAGSAWGMIFAIASGLAWFLLDYGLIERYYSHPLVPYWNALIVTVFFVLVSRLLTLISGALKKERETSEMKSKLLHMVSHEFNNALTSLIGSSFLLRETDAAAGEPLRMKLYETAEGTQRALKMFVKNILNSARIEAGKLRIEFSFFPLRELIQECLENLEVQITQKNIILEKLLPPEPLPVKADRELMMLVVSNLIGNAIKYTPAGGKITLSVGHETGSGGKAFFSVENTGSGLNREELARVFDTFYRTENGKASAEGFGLGLKISQEILLAHGSRLNVVSEQGKSVKFSFLLDAAPAPAGGSIS; from the coding sequence ATGATAAAAACCCCCGAACTCTTCGCTTCAAAAAAATCGGCCCTGCTCCTGTGCACGCTGCTGTTGATCTTTATAGGCCTGCTTGATTACGGGACCGGCTACGAAATTTCAATCTCGGTCTTTTACCTTATCCCCATAGGATTTGCCACCTGGCGCGCCGGTTCCGCCTGGGGAATGATATTTGCCATAGCCTCCGGCCTCGCCTGGTTCCTGCTGGATTACGGTCTTATAGAACGCTACTATTCACACCCCCTGGTGCCGTACTGGAACGCGCTGATCGTGACGGTTTTTTTTGTTTTAGTTTCACGCCTGCTTACGCTTATTTCCGGCGCTCTCAAAAAAGAGCGCGAAACCTCCGAAATGAAATCGAAGCTCCTCCATATGGTGAGCCATGAATTTAATAACGCTCTCACAAGCCTCATAGGCAGTTCATTCCTTTTGCGGGAGACGGACGCGGCGGCGGGCGAGCCGCTGAGGATGAAGCTTTATGAAACGGCCGAAGGCACGCAGAGAGCGCTTAAAATGTTTGTGAAAAATATTTTGAACTCGGCGCGCATAGAGGCGGGAAAGCTGAGAATTGAGTTTTCCTTCTTCCCCCTCAGGGAGCTGATACAGGAGTGCCTTGAAAACCTTGAAGTCCAGATAACGCAAAAAAACATAATTTTAGAAAAATTATTGCCGCCGGAACCGCTGCCGGTCAAAGCGGACAGGGAGCTTATGATGCTCGTAGTAAGCAACCTTATAGGAAACGCCATCAAATACACTCCGGCCGGCGGTAAAATAACCTTAAGCGTGGGCCATGAAACGGGAAGCGGAGGGAAAGCGTTTTTTTCCGTTGAGAATACGGGAAGCGGCCTGAACAGGGAAGAGCTTGCCAGAGTTTTCGACACCTTTTACAGGACTGAAAACGGAAAAGCCTCGGCTGAGGGTTTCGGGCTGGGACTTAAAATTTCCCAGGAAATACTCCTGGCCCACGGCAGCCGCCTCAATGTTGTTTCCGAGCAGGGGAAATCAGTTAAATTTTCTTTTTTATTGGACGCGGCTCCGGCGCCCGCGGGCGGGTCAATTTCCTAA
- the atpD gene encoding F0F1 ATP synthase subunit beta, whose translation MNIGKIVQIIGPVLDIEFAPGKLPGIYNALRIKYKENGSEAMLVAEVAQHLGDNTVRAITLGSTTGLGKGLPAEDTGAPLKVPVGEACLGRLIDVLGEPKDYRGPIDTKEFLPIHREPPLMTELKTSPEIFETGIKVIDLLAPFMKGGKVGLFGGAGVGKTVVIMELINNVAREHHGYSVFGGVGERSREGNDLWLDMQNSMLSDGSTVLSKTALVYGQMNEPPGARARVALTALTQAEYFRDSKGQDVLLFLDNVFRYVLANAEVSALLGRMPSAVGYQPTLTTEIGWLEERIASTKKGSITSIQAVYVPADDLTDPGVANVFTHLDATIVLSRAISELGIYPAVDPLDSTSRILDPKVLGGEHYETARGVQKILQRYKELQDIIAILGIDELSDEDKRTVNRARKMQKFLSQPFFVAEKFTGRAGKYVPLKDTIRSFREILSGKLDDIPEQAFYMAGSIDEVLERAKATSNQ comes from the coding sequence ATGAACATCGGAAAAATCGTGCAGATAATAGGGCCTGTTCTGGATATAGAATTCGCTCCCGGCAAACTGCCCGGCATTTATAACGCCCTGCGGATAAAATACAAGGAAAACGGGAGCGAGGCTATGCTGGTGGCCGAAGTGGCGCAGCATCTGGGAGACAATACCGTGCGCGCCATAACACTCGGTTCCACTACGGGCCTTGGCAAGGGGCTTCCCGCCGAGGACACCGGCGCCCCGCTTAAAGTGCCGGTGGGCGAGGCCTGTCTCGGGCGCCTTATAGATGTTCTTGGCGAACCCAAAGATTACCGCGGCCCTATAGACACCAAGGAATTCCTGCCGATACACAGGGAGCCGCCGCTGATGACCGAGCTTAAAACATCCCCGGAAATTTTTGAAACAGGCATAAAGGTGATAGATCTGCTGGCGCCGTTCATGAAAGGCGGAAAAGTAGGGCTGTTCGGCGGAGCCGGAGTGGGAAAAACCGTCGTCATCATGGAGCTGATAAACAATGTGGCGCGCGAGCACCACGGCTACTCCGTATTCGGCGGCGTCGGAGAGCGTTCCCGCGAGGGCAACGACCTGTGGCTGGATATGCAGAACTCCATGCTCTCCGACGGCAGCACAGTGCTTTCAAAGACGGCTCTGGTTTACGGCCAGATGAACGAGCCTCCCGGCGCCAGGGCCCGCGTGGCGCTTACCGCGCTTACCCAAGCGGAGTATTTCAGGGATTCAAAGGGCCAGGATGTGCTGCTGTTCCTGGATAATGTTTTCCGCTATGTGCTCGCTAACGCCGAGGTGTCGGCGCTTTTGGGCCGCATGCCTTCCGCCGTGGGCTACCAGCCCACGCTGACCACCGAGATAGGCTGGCTTGAAGAACGCATCGCCTCGACCAAAAAAGGCTCCATAACGTCCATACAGGCGGTTTATGTGCCGGCCGACGACCTGACCGACCCGGGCGTGGCCAATGTGTTCACGCACCTTGACGCCACCATAGTGCTTTCGCGCGCTATTTCAGAGCTCGGCATTTATCCGGCGGTGGATCCGCTGGATTCCACTTCAAGGATACTCGACCCCAAAGTGCTGGGGGGCGAGCATTACGAAACCGCGCGCGGAGTGCAGAAAATACTTCAGCGCTACAAGGAATTGCAGGATATCATAGCGATCTTGGGCATTGACGAGCTTTCCGACGAGGATAAGCGCACCGTCAACCGGGCCAGGAAAATGCAGAAATTCCTTTCACAGCCGTTCTTCGTTGCGGAAAAGTTTACCGGCAGGGCGGGCAAGTACGTGCCGCTCAAAGACACCATCCGCAGTTTCCGCGAAATACTGAGCGGCAAGCTTGATGACATTCCGGAGCAGGCGTTTTACATGGCCGGCTCCATTGACGAGGTGCTTGAAAGGGCGAAAGCAACCAGTAACCAGTAA
- the pilO gene encoding type 4a pilus biogenesis protein PilO → MDKIKLTKEQITQIAAGVFFGGLFIFAYLNYFWLPLSKTITENISKVASLESEINKAKMLKAKYKDLEAKLESLKSQKEAAQKKLPHDRKLPDLLRTIINLSKVYKVNIQSISSPASGKEAYFIKASYQISVLCDYHALGRFMTALGLEERIMTTENLTISATPGSDTSISASFTLVVFQYNG, encoded by the coding sequence ATGGACAAGATAAAGCTTACGAAGGAACAGATAACGCAAATAGCGGCGGGCGTGTTTTTTGGCGGACTTTTTATTTTCGCTTACCTGAATTATTTCTGGCTGCCGCTTTCAAAGACTATAACTGAGAATATCAGTAAGGTCGCTTCACTGGAGAGCGAAATAAACAAAGCCAAAATGCTGAAGGCGAAGTATAAAGACCTGGAAGCCAAGCTTGAGTCGCTGAAGTCCCAAAAGGAAGCGGCGCAGAAGAAACTGCCGCATGACAGGAAATTGCCGGACCTGCTGCGCACTATTATCAATTTAAGTAAAGTGTACAAGGTGAACATTCAGTCCATCAGTTCGCCGGCAAGCGGCAAAGAGGCGTATTTTATCAAGGCTTCATACCAGATAAGCGTACTCTGCGACTATCATGCTTTAGGCCGGTTCATGACAGCCCTGGGGCTTGAGGAGAGGATCATGACCACGGAAAACCTGACTATATCGGCCACGCCGGGCTCCGACACCTCGATTTCAGCCTCTTTCACGCTGGTGGTGTTCCAGTATAACGGCTAG